The following proteins are co-located in the Pirellulales bacterium genome:
- a CDS encoding VOC family protein, with protein sequence MPAPIPILAINHLARTTRHLEASRAFYRDLLGFKELSRPNFSFPGAWLYRHGLQIHLIVDETAPTEKAALSTRTDHLALHVADVDAVEQTLREQ encoded by the coding sequence ATGCCGGCGCCGATTCCGATTCTCGCGATCAATCATTTGGCCCGCACCACCCGGCATTTGGAGGCGTCGCGGGCCTTTTATCGCGACTTGTTGGGATTCAAGGAACTGTCCCGGCCGAACTTCAGCTTTCCCGGCGCCTGGCTCTACCGGCACGGCTTGCAAATTCACTTGATCGTGGACGAAACGGCGCCCACCGAGAAGGCGGCGCTCTCCACCCGCACCGATCACTTGGCGCTGCACGTGGCCGATGTCGACGCCGTGGAGCAGACGCTGCGCGAGCAA